One part of the Amaranthus tricolor cultivar Red isolate AtriRed21 chromosome 16, ASM2621246v1, whole genome shotgun sequence genome encodes these proteins:
- the LOC130802842 gene encoding proteasome subunit alpha type-2-B-like: MGDSQYSFSLTTFSPSGKLVQIEHALTAVGSGQTSLGIKAANGVVIATEKKLPSILVDEASVQKIQILTPNIGVVYSGMGPDSRVLVRKSRKQAEQYYKLYKEQIPVTQLVRETAAVMQEFTQSGGVRPFGVSLLIAGFDESGPQLYQVDPSGSYFSWKASAMGKNVSNAKTFLEKRYTDDMELDDAVHTAILTLKEGFEGQISGKNIEIGIIGTDRKFRVLTPTEIDDYLAEVE, encoded by the exons ATGGGGGACAGCCAATACTCCTTCTCTCTCACTACTTTCAG TCCTTCTGGTAAGCTGGTGCAAATCGAGCACGCTCTAACTGCTGTTGGATCTGGGCAGACTTCTCTTGGCATCAAGG CTGCTAATGGTGTTGTTATTGCTACTGAAAAGAAACTTCCTTCAATCCTGGTGGATGAAGCATCT gttcaaaaaattcaaattttgacACCTAACATTGGAGTTGTTTACAG TGGCATGGGTCCTGATTCTCGTGTTCTAGTCCGTAAAAGTAGGAAGCAGGCAGAACAGTATTATAAACTCTATAAG GAACAAATCCCTGTTACACAACTTGTCCGGGAAACTGCTGCTGTCATGCAAGAATTCACACAATCAGG TGGTGTAAGGCCTTTTGGGGTATCTCTTTTGATTGCTGGATTTGATGAAAGTGGTCCACAATTGTACCAG GTGGATCCCTCTGGTTCATATTTCTCTTGGAAGGCTTCAGCAATGGGAAAGAACGTCTCCAATGCTAAGACTTTTCTCGAGAAAAG GTACACGGATGATATGGAACTTGACGATGCTGTTCATACAGCTATATTGACGCTGAAGGAAGG TTTTGAAGGCCAAATATCAGGGAAAAATATTGAGATAGGAATCATTGGTACGGACAGAAAGTTCAG AGTTCTAACACCAACGGAAATTGACGACTACCTGGCTGAAGTTGAATAA